From the genome of Pan troglodytes isolate AG18354 chromosome 16, NHGRI_mPanTro3-v2.0_pri, whole genome shotgun sequence:
CAGCCAGAGACTAATTCATCTCCAGGACCCAGAGATGGCATTTGCCTAAGGGACACCTTGCCTTTTTGGGAGGAAAGCAGGGAGGCAGGTATCCAGGCCTGGCCACATGGGAAGGCCCCAGTCTGCTATGCAGAGGCCTCTCCAGGGGCAGGATTGCATCGCCTTCCCCATTCCTGGGCTACCCAGCTCCAGACTGGGAGCCCAGAGACTCTGCGTGACCTGGCCCAGAGGTGAGGGGAAGGCAGCTTTTCCTTCTCCTGTACAGTCATCAGCAAAATCTGGGGGCTGCCCAGTGGGCTCCACTGGGCTGTGGCTCTGGCTTACGTGCACATGCCTGGGTCAGTGAGTTCCTCTAGGCCCGAATCCTCACCTTtacagcccagtgcctggcagaaGGGTTGAACATAGGGCACCACCCTGGGGTATAGGTGGTCTGCCCCAGTGTATCCAGTCTGTAATGATGTAGGGAGCAGGCTGATCAATGCTAGGCCTTAGCCCAGTAAATGATCAGGCCCCCTCACCTCACCCTACAGCCAGGGCCTGGTAGAATCCCAGAGGTCAGACTCCCAGAGGGATGGGTTGGCAGGGTGGGGGCAAGAGGACCTGTTTACTTTCCAAAGGAACAGGTGCTCACAGCTAATGGCATCTGCTGTAACTCTCTAATAAGAAAACAACCTCTTCCCAGAATCAATCCCCCTCTGCCTCTCCTAAGCCAGTGCCTGTCCCTATTTGGGATTTGGGATCATGTCATCGGTGCAGTGAGTGGCTGCCCACAAGCCCCTCCACAGCAAGTTTTGAGGTCAACCATAGCTGCCATAGGGTCCTGAGCATCCAACCACTCTGTCTTCCTAAAGGGGCCTAGATTGCCTAAAAGTTTGGAATTCCCCCTAAAATAGGGGACATCTTTGTACTCAGCTCTTCTGCTCCAACCCCGAGAGTGGAGACAATGAAGGGCCACATCTGTGTGGGGGCGAAGAGGGGGTGACATAATTTTCCAGTGATTGTGGCATCAGGGCCAGCAGAAGGGGAAATGAATCCTCTTCAAGTCCAGAGGCAGGGCCACTTCACTGGACTCTGGAAAGGACCTCACCCTGGGTTCAGCtcccaagagatttttttttccccagcccGTTTCATTTCAGGGGCACTCCACTACCCTGCCCCCACTTTCTACCTGTAGAATAGAGACCAGGCTTAAGCAGGAAACACTGGGACGAGGTTCTTTAATAGgagtaggaaagagaaaaataaataaacctcatAAATTCAGGAGAGCAAATGATGCTGACCTTGTCAGGCAGGCAGCCTGAGAGGGGTACATGCTAGGAACTGCCTGCCCCCAGGCCTAGGAAGAGGGGTGAGCCAGGTTCAGGGTGGAACAGCACCCAAGAGGCCACTGCCCATTGTGACTCAGCCAAGCAGGGCCAAGGCAGCTtttccatttcagcctcccgTTCCGGAcaggcagaggggaggggagggccctCAGCCAGGGAGTGGCCGTCCCCAGGGAGCTGTGAGGTAGTGCCAGGCTCTGCCTCAAGGAGTGGACAAGGCCAACTCAGGGCAGGCCTGATGGGGCCTGGAAGCCTGGGGCAGGAGGGTTCGGGGCTAGAGTGGAGGTGAGTGGGTCCAACCctccaggtgaggaaactgagcccaGAGCTGGTTGCTCAATAGGAAAGGCAGAATGGGGCCAGGATCCCACTTTCTGCCTTCCAGTCCATAGTCTTTTGCCCTCAACAAATATATGACACTTATCTAGAGATGGGGGGGAGGTAGGAAGTCAGCTTGAGAAGACTTCTAGGCCCCAGAGAGGCCCTGCCGTGAGGGTGCCTGGGTCCTGTCTCAGACTCTGGCCTGGCCGTTGAGGAGGGGGCTGCAGCGTCCAAGGCAGCCACAGGTTCCCACAGCCTCAGAAGGCTGGGGCTCCTTTTTCCTGGGGGAATAGAACCACATCCCAGAGAAGGGGCTGAACCTCCTTGCTAAATGTCCCAGTGGGATGGGGGCATCAGAGGCGGCTCTCCTGGGCATCTGCCTTTGCTATGAGTGGGTCCTGCTCACACAGCTCTGGGGGGCACTCGCAGGCCCTCTCAGGCTTGTCCTTGGCCTCAGAGGGAAAGCAGGTCCTGAGGCAGGCCCTCACCGACTCcttcacctctgcctccagaccctTCATCCTGGCCTCGTACTCTGCCAGCGCCTCCTTCTGGAACTGTGGAGACAGCAAGGACCCCTGCCTGGCTCAGGAGGGGCCCACTGGCCACCCTCGCTCCCTGGACAGTGGGAAAAGGAGATGCCCAATATCCATGTTCGGAGCTCCCAGGAGACTGGGGTGAGAGGCAGGGTGGGGGAGTGGTAGAGCCCATCAGGAGCCTCTCAAGAAAGGGGATCCTAACCAGGCAGAGATCTGCAGAGCTGCCTCATTTGAAAGGGCCTCGGGACCCCACAGTGAAGGATGATGGCCCCCTTCCCCTACCCTCTCACTGGCAGCTCCCTGGGGCAAGGCCCCTTTACAACCCGGAACCCATTCAGTTCTGCTGGGGGCCCCAGTAGTGAACCTGTTACCTGCTTTTCCATCTCCCGTATCTGTTCCAGGCAAGCCGCCTGCTTCTCCTCCAGCTTCTCCTGGTGCCTCTCCAAGTTCTCCGTCATCTGGGTGGGAGTGGATGGCAGAGAATCAGGACAACACAGACGGGCAAGCTGGGTCAGAAtccagctgtaatcccagctaactagTTGTAAGACTTTGGGCAAATTCCTTAACAtttaagtagtttttaaaatttgtaagatAAGGATAGCAGCACCTGTCTCACTGGACTGTAAAAGATTATATGAGACAGCTCATGTGAGGCACCtggcagagtgcctggcacaggtcAGGACCCAGTAGGTGGCAGCTGTGTTCTGTGGTTAATGATCCCTAGGGGAGCTTCAGGTCCATTATTCCTTGGCACCTCAGGAAGCTTCCTCACTCCCTCTTCATCCCCTGACCCTCGCCAGTCCCAGCCTCCCCTGGCCCTGATATGGGCCAGTTAGCCCATATCATTTCCACACATGAGAACTGGCCAGAGACAGATCCCTTCAGGCTGGTACCCCAACCTCCATACACAGGCCAGAACCCCAGGATGTCCCCTGCCACCCCAGCTGCATGGACAGCGCTAGGCAGTGCATCTCCTAAGGGCAAAGTCAGGGCCTGGGGCCACCCCTTCCTActtgtgaagagagagagagagagagagtatgtgtgtgtgtgtttaggaagGACACAGCCCTTACACACCTGCTTGATCACCTGCACTACTTCCTGGATGTGGGAGTTGTTAATCTCTCTCTTCAACCTGTTGGTGTAATTGGAGTTTTAGAAAAGGGAGAAAACCCCTAGGGAGAGTAGGGTAACATGAAGCCTACGCAGGATGTAGGCAAATGAGAAATCCAGCATAGGGCAGGAACCAGCTGGGGGCAGGTGTGGGGACCCAAGGAGTATGTAGGGGCCACTGGGAGTCCTGGGGCCCTCTGAGGGAACCATTTCGCCATCAAAACACACTGTCCTTCCGTGGGAAACAGTGCCACCACAGTGGACAGGCTACAATCTCAAGGCCTCAGCTCCCTCCCTGCAGGCTTGGCTGCCTCCAGAGCTCTGCCCATGTAGTGTTGGCCTCCGTGTTTTGTCTGAGGAGGACACTCTGATCAAAGGTGACAGGTGGGATCCGCTTTTTGGAGAGCCAGGGGACAGGTGCATCTTTGGGAAGTAAGTCAGGATCCATTTGTAGAGAGGCCCCTTTCCACCTGAAGTGGGGTCTGCCCAGCCCTGGGCCTCCCCTCCAGGGCTCACCTCTCCTGGGCCATCTTGTCTGTGGTGACTTTGGTCATGCCCTGGATCCGCTCCAGTCTCTTTGTCTCCagctttttcttcatctctttggTGTCGCTGCAGAGAGACAGGCATGAAGGAGCTGTTTTGTGCGGCTGAGCCCTTGctgggaggcgaggcaggtgtGGGAGGGAGGCAGTCGTACTTCTCCGACGTCTCCTTCAGGGCCTTCAGCTCTGCCGCCTGTTTCTCTCTGGCCAGCTCCATCATTTTGGAGATTTGCTGCAGGGAGAGGAAGTAAGCTTGGCGAGAAGCCCTTTGTTGTTCAGAGGGAGTGCGGGGGGAGGGGGGGTCGGTGGAGGGGAGTCGGTGAGGGGGTTGGGTCGGTGAGAGGGGCGGATGGGGTCCGTGGGGGGTGGGGTCGGTGGGGCTGGTGGGGTTGTCGCCCCGCCCCTCCCGGCCACCTCGGCCGCGTGCTGCTCCTTGCGCTTCAGAACGCACTCGTACTGCTCCTCGCCCTGCCgcagcagctccagctccagcctgtcTTTCAGCTCCCGCACGCGCCCGTCCACGCCCTCAGGGCCCTCGCCCGGCGCGGCTCCGGCGCTCTCCTCGCGGGGCAGGCTCCTGGGGAGGCCACGTGGGGACAGGCCCTGAGATCCTGCGCCGCCCGCGCTGCAGAGGGCAGGGCACCGCCACGGGCCTTACCTCTTCTTGCGAGAGCCCTTGCCGGGACCGAGCTTGCAGGCCCCGACACCCCCCACGCCCGGTGGCCCGAGCTCCGCCAGCTGCTCCGCGCCCCGCTGCAGCAGCTCCTCCCAGCGCCGCGCTCCGCGCCGCTCCAACTCTCGCAGCTCCTTCTCGTGCCGCCGCTGCAGCTTCACCACGCCCTTTAGCTCCCGGAGCTCCTCCAGGCTGGCGGTCCGCGGCTCTGCGGAGGCCCGGGTGAGGCGCAACACCGGCCAGGCCGTCCTGCCCGTCCAACCCCCAAGGAGCCCCGGACCCGCCCCAGGCTCATCCCCGAGATCACTGGGCTCAGCAGGCCTTACCCGCAGCTTCTTTCATAGCCTCTTCCCTGGCCCCGGCCCTGGCTGCTGCAAGAGCCACGGGCTGGGCTGGCAGGTGCTCTGGGGGGCCCCTTGGCTCCGTTCGCCTCCTCCACACCGCCCCCTGGGAGTCGCAGTATGTGCCCCCTGCCCTGCACTTTCCCTAGGtgaaattttttaaagggaagtGCCTGTGGGTGCAGAGGTGGAGGTGCCCCCAGTAGGTGTGCGGACCGAAGCTCATACCTGGTGACCCATTGCTCGTTGGGGCCAACGCCCCATTGACCTGGCTGGCAACTGGACTCGCCAGTGGGAAGGGCTTCTGTGTAGGGAGAGCAGGTCAGGAAGGTGGCTTGACAGCCCTCTCTCCCCGAGCCTGGGACTCGGccctctccccagcctctcccATAAATAGGGCTGATCTCTGGTGAGCCCCTGGCAGCAGTGCAGGCAACACAGACCTCAGGCAGACCTCCCATGGCCTCCTTGAGCTTCACAGACTTCGTGTCATGGGCACTGAAGAACTTAATGGGGTTGGCGAGGGCCACAGTGAGATCTGGGTGGGTGCACAGGACATTACAACATAGTGTATATGGAGATGTGGCTGGAAGTCTCCCCTGTCCTCACCCACTCCAGGATGCCCCATCTGGATCCCACCCCAACTCTGGAAGCTGGCTTGATGGGAAGGAAGGGGGAACAGACACCCTGAGGCTCCTGGCATGCCATGGGCTCCTACCTGCCCAAGCACCAGGTATGTAGTCCTTCATCTCCAGGAATATGAAGAGcgcaggcatggtgaggggcatGTTGCTCTCACTGTGCAGGCACAGGTGGTGGTACCCTGTCAGACAGGACAGGGTAGGCAGTGAGCCAGAGCCCGTTCCTGCCAGCGCTGTGCACACACAGCCTAGGACCCAAGGGTCTGAGTCTGGTACTGCACcatcctggctgtgtgacttcagCCAGGTTACTTTAACTCTCTGAGACTTTACTCATCTATGAAGAGGGGATGAGTGTCTACTCATGTGGTTATTGTGAGGATGAAGTGAGAATGTCTTATAAGCCCTTAGCAAATTTTAAATGCCCATAAGTGTCAGCTACTTGAGAAACTGCCCCAGCCGTTTCAGAAAATTACAGCAATTCTGTTAGGTGGGCAGAGTTCCCGCCTCTCTTAGGTTCCTGGAGAGGTACTGTTCTGCCCTACTCCTTACAATGTGAGGGCTTAGGTAAGGCCTCACTCCAGGCCCCCTCCCAGAAGCTGCCCCACCCTGTGCACAGGCTCCTGCTGCTCATCTTGGAACAGTGAAGGACCCCACTCCTTACCAGAATTTAGGGCATTGATGGGGATGATGCGGTGTCCAAGAAACTTGTTGCCTTCCTCCATCACAGCCACTCTGAGGGAGGCCAGCTCAGGCATCAAGATCTGGGGAGAGTTGGGGACATGACAggctgggaggggagagaggagccaAGCTGACCCCCTCCCTGGCTCCAGAAGTCTCAGCATCAGTGTGAGAACATGGTGAGTGTCACCAGATTTGGTGAGGACAGACAGAGGGCACACTCTAGGCCATATACAAAGACATCCCCACAGCACATGCCATGGCTGGTTCCACACAGGGGAGGAGGGCTGGATTTGCAGCCCAAGGCTGAGGGGGCCTGGCGCAGACAGCCCTTGACAGCTTTGCCAGTGGGTATCCAGTGGGGCAAAAGACTCCCATGGGAACCTCAACCCTGAGTGCACATTTCTGCCTCTaatcctcacacacacacacacacacacacatacacacacacacacacactctgcctACCAAGTAAACTTCTGTAAACTTGGGTTTTGCACTCTTGAAACAGGAGGGCCCAGGGTGAGGgatgggaagaggaggaggaggaaggtcaAGGAGCTGCCTTGTTTACTTCCTCTTGTCTGTAAGTAGAGGCCAAGAACTAGACAGACTCTGCCCTGCCATGCCCTGGCCCCCACCTTCTCAAAGACAAAGGGCTCCTCCTTCCAGACAGGATTGATGGAGTTAGTACTGGGTGACAGCTTAGTTCGATAGCGCCTCTTGGGGTCCCCAGGAAGGCCAAACAGCTCCACTTCCACATAGGTGCGCACGCTGCGTTCTGACAGGAACTGCCCAGAGATCACCTGGGGGTAGGGGCCCAGGAAAACCAGCATCAAATCCCCACCCAGGCTCTTCCTCAAGCATCTGGGGCCCCTGGCTGCCTAGAGCTGAAGCATTCGTTCTTGGGTGTTATGAAGAACCTCACTCAGCTCTGGCCATGAGTAGAGGCTGTGTAGCCCACGGGTTACAGCTAAGCTCTGAGGACCAGGGTGCTTCTAGCATGAAGGGAAGAGGTGGgcttcccacctccctccctagCCAAAGAGGGAACAACGCCTTCCCCCAGGACCTGGGGCTCCGGCTGCCCCACTCTGCccactcttcctcccctcccccaccccagcctcagcccTTCCCGTTGGTTTCCATGGGGACCAAGTGGCAGCCTCCAGTGCTGAGGAGGAGGCAGTTTCCAAGGCAACTTGCTACTGCAGGAACTGGCTGGGGCTGAAGTTTCCAGGATATCAGGGGAGGGGGTTGGGAGTTGAGTGAGGGGTGGGCTCCTGTGCCCTTCTACTCAAGACCTCAGCCTCCCGGCCACTTGTGTGCCCCAGGGCCTTGCCGTAATGGAAAGGGTGGTGGCCACCACCACGTCGATGCGGTCCACTGAGAAGGGGTTGAACTGCTTGTCCGGCCGGCGCATGAACTCATGCTTGAGGAGGTAGCCGCTCTGCCCGTTGAACTCAAACACTGCCATGTTCTGCTGCATGGGCAAGTCTGAAGGGACAAGGACACTCAGTGAGGAAGGCCCAGCCCTGGGGCTGTGCCCAGTCTCCATTTCCTCCATTCCCAGCCTTTGCTGTCTGGTGAATGGGGAGGTTGGGTGGACCGTGAGGATGAGGGCTTCTCCTGTCCCAGTCTGGTTCCTTGCGGTGTCTCCTCTCTTAGGCAGGGTCCACAGCCTGGAGGCAGCAAGGAGGAAAGCCACAGCCAGGCTGAGGGCCTGTGGTGGGAGCTGGGGCAGCTGGGGCAGGTGGCCCACAGACATACCTGGGTGGAGCGGCCAGAACCCACGCCGGCAGCCTGGCATCTTTACATCCATCATGTATGCGCAGGCACACGGGCACAGGCTAATGCATTTCTACCCCCAAATTCTCACGCACCTGGGCATGCTCCCAGAGTCTACACTAACAGCAGGACTCCCCAGGCTGTTCCAAAGACCCCTCAAGGATGTAAAGGTGGGGGGCGCAGGGACCAGGGAAGGATTCTTAGGGGCCTGGGAATGCCCTCACCCATCGTCTGGAAGTTGAGGGCAACCATCTGGCATCCAGCATTCCAGAACATCTGGGGCATGTAGTTGGAGGAGTCCATGCGGGTTCCCTTGGGGTAAATGCGGCTCATCTGGCGCTTGTTGTAGCTGTCCCTGAGTATAGGACCCTAGCCAAGGCCATCTGCACCAGGAGGACCTAACAGCTTACCCTGGGGGCCCTGTCCCCAGGCCCTCCTCTGGCTCCCCACCCAAGCCAGGGACCCTGGCCACTGAAACCTCAAGGATACTCCACAAACTGCACCGAGGCCTTGGAGAGCAGGTCATATGCCTTGAGCTCTGTGAAGGACGAGATGACATAACTTCGGTTCTTTTCTATataggggagaaagggaggggaggagttTTATCAGGCTGTCCCCTCCCTCAGTCTTGGCCTCCCCTTTGGGGCAGCTCCCTCTGGCCTATAGAGATGCCTCCACCCCAGCATTTCCACTGAGACCTGAGGTTTAGGGACCAACCTCTGGGAGAAGTGTATGGATCACAGTGCCTGCTGGGGTGAGGGGTGTTCTCAGTGTGTATGcacaggggtggggtgtgtgcCATGGATGTGGAGAGTGAGACCCACATGCCATAGATGGGCACAGAGGGTATGGGGAACATGCCAGGCTGAGCCTAGGGGGTCAGTAACATGCTGTGCACACATGAAATGTGAACACATGCTTTGATGTGCACAGGGAGTGAGGTATGTAAGCTATGGCTGAACACATCTGGGGAGAGGGGCACATTAACTGTAGTACATGCCATGAGTGTGCCCAGGTGGGGATACAGGCTGTGGGTTCAGGGATGAGAAGTCAGTGCTACAGAAGTCCAACTGTGCACAGGAGGAGACAGAAAGAGGTGCTCGTGCATGAGACATGCAGAGAGTGAGAGCAAGGTACTGTGCTTGTGTCCGGAGAAGATTAAAGGTAAACAGCCGGGGTGTGCATGAAAGGGGAAGCATGCCAAGGGGCAGTATGCTCTGGTGGTTTTCTCTGCCTCCACTCCCTCTCAGGAAGTCTCATGTCCCACGGCCAGGGCTTCTGGGCTTGGGCCAGCCCACAGCACAGTTCAGCCCTGGGAGCCACAGAGCCTGCAGGCAGCTGCAGGAGCCCCAGGCCATCCCAGCCAAGGTGGCCTGTCATAATGCCCAGCCTGTCACCGACACACTCCAGAGCATTCTGTTTGGTGCCAAATTCCTCACTAGAGAAACTGGGAGCCACTGCCACTTAAGCAAGCCCTTTGCCTGACTCCGTGGCTGGATATTTATAGGCAGGGCCCCAAGTCCAAGGAAGGGGGAGATCCCCCTTCTCCTTACCCACCCGTAAGTTACTCATGCTAACTTACGGGCAGAGAACTCAAAGGAGACGAACTTGGTGGGCTGGATGTAATTGACTAGGCTGGACATCTCCTCATAAGCCGTCACTTCCAGGCCCGCTGTGCCctaaggaggagaggggagggcaaAGAAGAGGAGGATGGTGCAGAGCCCAGGAATGGGGCCCAAGGCCCCCATCCAGGGGGCTTAACGGTGGAGGATGACACAGAGGGGCCTGGGGCTACCCCCACACACCTCATCCGACTGCATCTTCTTAATCTCTTCTTCATCCAGGTTTCCtgactcctcctcctcttcctcttccacctcctcctcctccagctcagTCCCTTCCTCGCCAGCCCACACTGCCACATACAGCTCTGTCGGCACTGGCTCCTGCATGGCTCCTCCAGGTCCAGCCCCTCTCCTGTTCCAGATGCTCCTAATACCCCCCACCATAGTCCTCCCCGACTCACCTGTGCCCTCACCTGCAGGGGCACTGGGTGGGctgctgccctcagcctccccaccagTATCCTTACTGGAGGAGGTGGGGCCAGAAAACTGGTTCTTCTTGTTCTTGATGAGGATCTTGCCCCTGAGGTCCTCAGGGCTGGGCAGGGGGACACCTGGTTTTAGCTATGGAGTGGAGAGCAGGTCAGCACCATCTTCTCACCTTCATGGCATAGCCTGAGCTCCTTATTACCAGGCATGCTCCCTCGGCCTCCCCCACTCCTCTTGACCTGCCTCTCACTACTGCTCATCATCCCCATTCTCACTGAGATAAATCCAGCTTATCCCCTGGAGTAAATGCGGCTCATCTTGTGCTTGTTGTAGCTGTCCCTGAGTATGGGACCCTGGCCCAAGGCCATCTGCACCAGGAGGACCTAACAGGCTACTCTAGGAGCCCTGTccatcacttcctccaggaagccttccctgatccccAAGACCAGATCAGAACTCCCCAGGTGCTCCCATAACAACCACTGGGTTGTAATGGCCTGGTTACTTGTCTGTCTCCTCACTAGAGGGTAATACACCTGAGGGCAGTGACTGTGTCTTTGTCACTAGCATACCCTGAAGCCCagcccagtgcctgacacatggaaGGTGACAGGATCCCAGACCCGCATCTAAGCAAATGAACCCTAGCATCCTCTGGGAGTGTCTCCCTCCCTAACCTGGTTCTCACCCTGCCCCAGGTTCCCAGGCCCAAGGCCCAAATGTCCCACAGCGAAGCCCACTCACTGGGAACTTTTCCAGGGGCTCTGTGAGCAGCATATCCCCAAAGATCGTCCGGCAATACTCAGCCATCTTAGCCTGCTGGCGGGGTCTGTGGGGAGCAAAAGCGGGGATAGGGTTCAGCCACTCAGCACCAACCCTATTATGCATCCTTTTGTGCCCTTGATGACCCAGATCAGGGGCCAGGAGGTCAGGGAGGCTGGGACTCGAGCAGGAGAACATGGGGCCTTAGGGAGATTATACTGAGACGTGGGAGAAGCTGTAGGCAATGGTTAGAGGCTGGGGCAGTTGTGGGGAGGACAGTTGCAGACAGGAGACTGGGGGCTGGGTGAGAATGTGGCTGAATGGGCCTGGATACGCACGAGTCCACATGGTTCTCAAAAGACAGGATGATGGGATAGGGGGAGGTCTTAAAGGCACTTTCTGCAATAGCCTCAAttgcttcctggaggagaaggAGACTCCATGAACAGAAAGTCAGCATTCCGACTGCCTGTCTCGTGATAGCACTTTTCCCCCCTGCCTAGTTTCAATACACACATATAACTGGATGGCCGCCATTGGCCCCCAATCCCTGCTGGTCCCCAATGGTCTGAGGCCTTCCAGCCATTCATCTTCTCTAGCTTCAGCCCTCCAACCCCTCAAAGCTTCTGGCCCAGAGCCCTTCCCTACTGCCACGGCCACCAGCCTCTGTGCCCAGGGTCTCACTTTGAAGAAGATGTCTGTGGTCATGGTGAAGCCATGGGTGATAATGGGCTCCTCGTCAGGGGGTTTCCCCTTCCAGCAGTCTAGCTCCACGCAACGGCAGCCAGAGAGCAGCACCTGGCGGTACATCTCAGCCGAGGAGAGGCCTGAGAACTGGCCGGCTGAGCCAGAGGATGGGGAAGAGGTGAGGGCATCACCCAAAGGCAGCCCAGCTCTCCCCCTACTGCCACTCCATCATGGTCTGTGTTATTCTCAGGGCCAGCAGCATGTGGGCAACCCCTGTGGAGGATGCAGGGAACCCCTGTGAAAGCAGAGGTTGGCACCGATGTTATCAGGGCCCACCTGTCAGGTAGGTGTTGTGGGACGAGTTGATGAAGTAATGATTGAGTGGCTGCGTCATGTCGTGGTGGAGCAGCAGCTTGTCCTGGGCCAGCACGCTGTTCTCTGGCCCACAGAGAAACCAGACCATGCCTTCAGGTGACAGCTGGCCTGGGGGACAGGAGATAGCTGTCAGGCTACAACCTCGCTGCCAAGGCAGGACAGGACCACAGGGGACGAGGGGTTCCCTTAGTCCTCACCCCTCTGTGCATTGATGCCACTGGGCTCATACTTGTCGATGAGGCCCTGCACCTGGTCAGGCCGTGCTGGCGGGAACAGCAGGGAGTTAAGCCGGGAGTCCCGCTGTTTCTGGTTGATGAATTTGGTCAGGTGCTCCTTCGTCATGTAGGGTTTGGCCTTAGCATGGCTTCAAGCCAGAGAGAAGAGCACAGGTCCATATCCCTTGGGCCTGGAGGCTTAGACAACCCCCTTGTCCGGTGAAGCCTCCTGACTCCCGGCAtggcaggtgggaggaggggattGTTAGCCACCACCCTTTTCCCATGACCAGCACAACCCAAGAAACTCACTAAGAAGTGAAGATCTCATTTATTTCTGGCCGAGG
Proteins encoded in this window:
- the PLCB2 gene encoding 1-phosphatidylinositol 4,5-bisphosphate phosphodiesterase beta-2 isoform X6, whose product is MSLLNPVLLPPKVKAYLSQGERFIKWDDETTVASPVILRVDPKGYYLYWTYQSKEMEFLDITSIRDTRFGKFAKMPKSQKLRDVFNMDFPDNSFLLKTLTVVSGPDMVDLTFHNFVSYKENVGKVWAEDVLALVKHPLTANASRSTFLDKILVKLKMQLNSEGKIPVKNFFQMFPADRKRVEAALSACHLPKGKNDAINPEDFPEPVYKSFLMSLCPRPEINEIFTSYHAKAKPYMTKEHLTKFINQKQRDSRLNSLLFPPARPDQVQGLIDKYEPSGINAQRGQLSPEGMVWFLCGPENSVLAQDKLLLHHDMTQPLNHYFINSSHNTYLTAGQFSGLSSAEMYRQVLLSGCRCVELDCWKGKPPDEEPIITHGFTMTTDIFFKEAIEAIAESAFKTSPYPIILSFENHVDSPRQQAKMAEYCRTIFGDMLLTEPLEKFPLKPGVPLPSPEDLRGKILIKNKKNQFSGPTSSSKDTGGEAEGSSPPSAPAGEGTVWAGEEGTELEEEEVEEEEEEESGNLDEEEIKKMQSDEGTAGLEVTAYEEMSSLVNYIQPTKFVSFEFSAQKNRSYVISSFTELKAYDLLSKASVQFVDYNKRQMSRIYPKGTRMDSSNYMPQMFWNAGCQMVALNFQTMDLPMQQNMAVFEFNGQSGYLLKHEFMRRPDKQFNPFSVDRIDVVVATTLSITVISGQFLSERSVRTYVEVELFGLPGDPKRRYRTKLSPSTNSINPVWKEEPFVFEKILMPELASLRVAVMEEGNKFLGHRIIPINALNSGYHHLCLHSESNMPLTMPALFIFLEMKDYIPGAWADLTVALANPIKFFSAHDTKSVKLKEAMGGLPEVCVACTAARGSPEISPIYGRGWGEGRVPGSGREGCQATFLTCSPYTEALPTGESSCQPGQWGVGPNEQWVTRYELRSAHLLGAPPPLHPQALPFKKFHLGKVQGRGHILRLPGGGVEEANGAKGPPRAPASPARGSCSSQGRGQGRGYERSCGAADRQPGGAPGAKGRGEAAAAAREGAARVGAARSAALGGAAAAGRGAAGGARATGRGGCRGLQARSRQGLSQEEQISKMMELAREKQAAELKALKETSENDTKEMKKKLETKRLERIQGMTKVTTDKMAQERLKREINNSHIQEVVQVIKQMTENLERHQEKLEEKQAACLEQIREMEKQPDPAHP
- the PLCB2 gene encoding 1-phosphatidylinositol 4,5-bisphosphate phosphodiesterase beta-2 isoform X12 — protein: MSLLNPVLLPPKVKAYLSQGERFIKWDDETTVASPVILRVDPKGYYLYWTYQSKEMEFLDITSIRDTRFGKFAKMPKSQKLRDVFNMDFPDNSFLLKTLTVVSGPDMVDLTFHNFVSYKENVGKVWAEDVLALVKHPLTANASRSTFLDKILVKLKMQLNSEGKIPVKNFFQMFPADRKRVEAALSACHLPKGKNDAINPEDFPEPVYKSFLMSLCPRPEINEIFTSYHAKAKPYMTKEHLTKFINQKQRDSRLNSLLFPPARPDQVQGLIDKYEPSGINAQRGQLSPEGMVWFLCGPENSVLAQDKLLLHHDMTQPLNHYFINSSHNTYLTAGQFSGLSSAEMYRQVLLSGCRCVELDCWKGKPPDEEPIITHGFTMTTDIFFKEAIEAIAESAFKTSPYPIILSFENHVDSPRQQAKMAEYCRTIFGDMLLTEPLEKFPLKPGVPLPSPEDLRGKILIKNKKNQFSGPTSSSKDTGGEAEGSSPPSAPAGEGTVWAGEEGTELEEEEVEEEEEEESGNLDEEEIKKMQSDEGTAGLEVTAYEEMSSLVNYIQPTKFVSFEFSAQKNRSYVISSFTELKAYDLLSKASVQFVDYNKRQMSRIYPKGTRMDSSNYMPQMFWNAGCQMVALNFQTMDLPMQQNMAVFEFNGQSGYLLKHEFMRRPDKQFNPFSVDRIDVVVATTLSITVISGQFLSERSVRTYVEVELFGLPGDPKRRYRTKLSPSTNSINPVWKEEPFVFEKILMPELASLRVAVMEEGNKFLGHRIIPINALNSGYHHLCLHSESNMPLTMPALFIFLEMKDYIPGAWADLTVALANPIKFFSAHDTKSVKLKEAMGGLPEVCVACTAARGSPEISPIYGRGWGEGRVPGSGREGCQATFLTCSPYTEALPTGESSCQPGQWGVGPNEQWVTRYELRSAHLLGAPPPLHPQALPFKKFHLGKVQGRGHILRLPGGGVEEANGAKGPPRAPASPARGSCSSQGRGQGRGYERSCGAADRQPGGAPGAKGRGEAAAAAREGAARVGAARSAALGGAAAAGRGAAGGARATGRGGCRGLQARSRQGLSQEEQISKMMELAREKQAAELKALKETSENDTKEMKKKLETKRLERIQGMTKVTTDKMAQER